From a single Microbacterium terrisoli genomic region:
- a CDS encoding ABC transporter permease produces MTINLGQEIASTELPPDTRTLTTESPRRRPFPGRRPRRDRHRATVRAVPWRTALRRDWALYAMAALPLIFLAIFRYVPMLGNIIAFRKFRPGGNIFGEQWVGLRYIDMFINDPTFWHVFWNTAIIGGLTLLVCFPLPIVLALMLNEVRKTFFKRTVQSITYLPHFLSIVIIVGMTMQLLSVTGTVNQFIEAVGGDAIPFLQRAEWFRAIYVGTEAWQTVGWGTILYLAALTTVDASLYESARIDGAGRWRQTWHVTLPGIRPTMITLLILNIGTFLNVGFEKVLLLYNPLTYETADVISTYLYRVGLVSNNLSYAAAIGLFQACIGFVMVMSANLISRRVVGTSLW; encoded by the coding sequence ATGACCATCAACCTGGGTCAGGAGATCGCGTCGACGGAGCTGCCGCCCGACACGAGGACCCTCACCACCGAATCCCCTCGACGGCGGCCCTTCCCGGGGCGGCGACCTCGAAGAGACCGTCACCGCGCCACGGTGCGCGCTGTTCCGTGGCGCACGGCTCTCCGGCGCGACTGGGCGCTGTACGCGATGGCGGCCCTGCCGCTGATCTTCCTCGCGATCTTCCGCTACGTGCCGATGCTCGGCAACATCATCGCCTTCCGGAAGTTCCGCCCCGGCGGCAACATCTTCGGCGAGCAATGGGTCGGGCTGCGCTACATCGACATGTTCATCAACGACCCGACATTCTGGCACGTGTTCTGGAACACCGCCATCATCGGAGGTCTGACGCTGCTGGTGTGCTTCCCGCTGCCGATCGTGCTCGCCCTCATGCTCAACGAGGTGCGCAAGACGTTCTTCAAGCGCACGGTGCAGTCGATCACCTACCTCCCGCACTTCCTGTCGATCGTGATCATCGTCGGCATGACGATGCAGCTGCTGTCGGTGACCGGCACCGTCAACCAGTTCATCGAGGCGGTGGGCGGGGACGCGATCCCCTTCCTGCAGCGCGCGGAATGGTTCCGCGCGATCTACGTCGGCACCGAGGCGTGGCAGACCGTCGGCTGGGGTACGATCCTCTACCTGGCCGCACTGACCACCGTGGATGCGTCGCTGTACGAGTCCGCACGCATCGACGGCGCAGGCCGGTGGCGCCAGACGTGGCACGTCACCCTGCCCGGCATCCGCCCCACGATGATCACACTGCTGATCCTGAACATCGGCACCTTCCTCAATGTGGGCTTCGAGAAGGTGCTGCTGCTGTACAACCCGCTCACGTACGAGACGGCCGACGTCATATCGACGTACCTGTACCGCGTCGGTCTGGTCTCGAACAATCTCAGTTATGCGGCGGCGATCGGCCTGTTCCAGGCCTGCATCGGCTTCGTGATGGTCATGTCCGCGAACCTGATCTCGCGGCGAGTAGTAGGGACGAGCCTGTGGTGA